In the genome of Ananas comosus cultivar F153 linkage group 11, ASM154086v1, whole genome shotgun sequence, one region contains:
- the LOC109716902 gene encoding replication protein A 70 kDa DNA-binding subunit B-like (The sequence of the model RefSeq protein was modified relative to this genomic sequence to represent the inferred CDS: added 153 bases not found in genome assembly) — protein MDYDIVSQISTSKKNCRIKVRVVRTWDSIIPPFQNLISTDFLLLDEQENSIQAFARKQEASDFKDLLTEGNVYYLANFNILPNKKSYRAANGKYIIQLTRSTTVNETKDHVDAIPLHKFTFTDFLDISDDNENNVNLLEVIGQIISVGSLTHLYAGPKLTPKRIVEIQNLRKDKLSVTLWDKFATDFDEDAIMNKEKDIPVIIIFVGMTIKTFKEKVYLCTSSASRFYVNLQIPAVEEFHLRLQSQTYQIQLVEEKNQPILTLEEEIATNTKSLAELLKLDWQHFQGTKFICKAQLKSIDTTYGWWYRACYRCKCAVRNYGETFCCSKCGRNDKPPIPWYKLNTIVEDETATANFTIFGKLAQDLIQIPASQLATATNADRYTLPPIISTILGSTHIFQIILSTRTFNTESMSFKVVRILSPERETATTSEQFASSSSYTISSHNHTQQAKRNREDQLELYLEHTPSKQEMSIPDVTSPYANSPKSPEDTVSTPPAKKIFNNPTRTN, from the exons ATGGATTATGATATTGTTTCACAAATATcaacaagcaaaaaaaattgcagaatCAAAGTAAGAGTTGTGAGAACTTGGGATTCAATCATTCCTCCATTTCAGAATCTAATCAGTACTGACTTCCTTTTGCTGGATGagcaa GAAAATTCTATTCAAGCATTCGCTCGAAAGCAAGAAGCAAGTGATTTTAAAGATTTGCTTACAGAGGGCAATGTCTATTATCTTGCAAACTTTAATATCCttccaaacaaaaaaagttaTAGAGCTGCGAATGGAAaatatattattcaactaacgaGGTCAACAACTGTTAATGAAACAAAGGATCATGTAGATGCCATCCCTTTGCATAAATTTACTTTCACTGATTTTCTCGATATTTCAGATGATAATGAAAACAATGTTAATCTTCTAG AAGTCATTGGTCAAATTATATCTGTTGGTTCTCTTACACATCTCTATGCTGGACCGAAGTTAACTCCAAAAAGAATTGTAGAAATACAGAATTTGAG GAAGGACAAATTATCTGTTACATTATGGGACAAGTTTGCAACGGACTTTGATGAAGATGCAATcatgaataaagaaaaagatattccTGTTATTATCATATTTGTAGGAATGACAATTAAAACTTTCAAAg AAATAGCTACAAATACAAAGTCACTTGCAGAACTGCTGAAACTTGATTGGCAACACTTTCAA GGTACAAAATTTATCTGTAAAGCTCAACTAAAATCCATTGACACAACATATGGATGGTGGTATCGAGCTTGCTATCGATGTAAATGTGCAGTCAGAAATTATGGAGAAACTTTTTGCTGCAGCAAATGCGGTCGAAATGATAAACCACCCATTCCATG GTATAAGTTGAACACAATTGTAGAAGATGAAACAGCGACAGCAAATTTCACTATATTTGGAAAATTAGCGCAAGATTTGATACAAATACCAGCATCCCAACTTGCCACAGCTACAAATGCTGACAGATACACACTCCCACCTATAATTAGTACTATTCTTGGAAGTACGCATATCTTTCAAATTATTCTGAGCACACGAACCTTCAATACAGAAAGTATGAGTTTCAAAGTAGTTAGAATTTTATCTCCTGAAAGAGAAACGGCAACAACATCTGAACAGTTTGCTTCTTCATCCTCTTATACAATTTCTTCACATAATCATACTCAACAAGCAAAAAGAAACAGAGAAGATCAACTAGAGTTATATTTAGAACATACACCATCAAAGCAAGAAATGAG CATCCCGGATGTGACCTCTCCTTATGCAAATTCTCCTAAATCTCCAGAAGATACAGTCTCAACACCACCTGCCAAAAAAATCTTCAA CAATCCCACAAGGACAAATTAG
- the LOC109717206 gene encoding uncharacterized protein LOC109717206 — protein MYLGTPEYMCQFCGAQFWYEERISKSNRANPKFSLCCQEGKVNLPLLKQTPPFLDTLLDHKGGMRSTKFRESIRAYNSMFASTSIGAKVDNEINRRSGPYIFRINGQNHHRMGSLLPIHGQQPKFAQLYIYDTENEIDNRIRAFNSGSELSIDRNIVEELINMFDSHNAIVKAFRMARDRFEETDLLSIRLRLVGKRDGDSQLYNPPSSAEIAGLIVGDIGSVDRQRDIIVEHKTEGLRRISDLHPSFMAMQYPILFPFGEDGFRLGIKYVGSKVKNSNSRQCVTMREFYAYRLQNRIEEGKTLIRGGRLFQQYIVDAFSCIEEERLDYXP, from the coding sequence ATGTATCTTGGAACACCAGAATATATGTGTCAATTTTGTGGTGCGCAGTTTTGGTATGAAGAACGAATCAGCAAATCAAATCGTGCAAATCCTAAATTTTCTTTGTGCTGCCAAGAAGGAAAAGTGAATCTGCCACTACTTAAACAAACCCCTCCATTTTTGGATACTTTACTAGATCATAAAGGAGGCATGCGTTCTACAAAATTTCGAGAAAGCATTCGAGCCTATAATTCTATGTTTGCATCCACATCAATTGGAGCGAAGGTAGACAATGAAATAAATAGAAGATCTGGACCATACATATTTAGAATCAATGGGCAAAATCACCATAGAATGGGTTCGCTCCTTCCAATTCATGGACAACAACCCAAATTTgctcaattatatatttatgatacCGAAAATGAAATTGACAATAGGATAAGAGCTTTTAATTCAGGATCTGAATTGAGTATCGATAGAAATATTGTTGAAGAATTGATAAATATGTTTGATTCTCACAATGCAATAGTAAAGGCATTCCGCATGGCAAGAGATCGTTTTGAAGAAACAGATTTGTTGTCGATTCGATTAAGATTAGTGGGAAAGCGAGATGGAGATAGTCAGTTGTATAATCCTCCATCCTCCGCTGAAATTGCTGGGTTAATAGTTGGCGACATAGGAAGTGTTGATCGTCAACGTGATATTATTGTCGAACACAAAACTGAAGGATTAAGACGAATAAGTGATTTGCACCCTAGCTTTATGGCTATGCAGTATCCTATTTTGTTCCCATTTGGTGAAGATGGATTTAGATTAGGTATAAAATATGTAGGAAGCAAGgtgaaaaattcaaattctagaCAATGTGTTACAATGAGAGAATTTTATGCTTACAGGTTACAAAATAGAATAGAGGAAGGGAAGACATTGATAAGAGGAGGAAGATTATTTCAGCAATACATAGTTGATGCTTTTTCATGCATTGAAGAAGAAAGACTTGATTACATNCCTTAA